The region AACACAGGAGAGTGCACTTTGGAGACACCTGCTGGCCAATTATCGCATAGCAGCCCCCAAAACCTAGAAAAATCCCGATTGGAACTGGAGCCAAGATTTTATGAGATCATAATTGACGCACCTCTTCTGTTTTTAGCCCTACTCATCAGTCTGCAAAGCACTAATCTgcccagacatttttttttttgcatgctcTCAATTTAACAACCCTAAATCAGGTTTTGTGTAAGGTGACCATATAATTTATCTAACTTTGTTCCCAGATTACTCACCTTACATTACCTATTAAATGAATAGTAGTAAATTAATAACAAAGGTCATTTCTTACTCTGACTCACTCATCTGGTGTTGCCATCATGACTGGAGTGCAGTATTTCAGCTCAGACTTAACAGAGCTGGGAAGGAGGGGCAAGTTTAATCACCTGGTTACCAGCACACACAGAAGATGGTAATTTATCCACTGATTAATTTACTTTTGCAGAATGAATGAAGTGTGACTCCAGCACGGATGCAAACGGCAGTTATCAGTAGTGAGTGATGAACTATTAAACTAGATATTTTTCATATATACTGTTTGTGGTGTTTCAAGGCAAGGCATACAAGTACGTATACCAGAGGACCCTCAGAAGCAGAAGCCACAAATATGCAGTGGTCCTCatacttttaataaaaagtacCACTTCAAAATATACTCATGTTTCCATATACGACATCTATTTTAAAACCATAACACAacacaatttgtgttttttcaaaaaggaaaacagaaaaggtaCTGTAGACTCTGCTGAAGGATTCAATTCAGTTATGCACTCAACATCAACTTATACATGAATTAACAAGAAGTATCAGTGGTTCTAAATTAAACTTGCAATTCCTTGAACCACACGTCACTGAGGATAATTGAAGCAAAAATAGTggagatatattttttatgtgaatcTGACATGATTGGTGTTTGAATAAATAAGACACACAGAAGATTACAGAATTATAGGTCCGCTAACAATAGTTAGCTTGTCACTGAATGTAACAGCATAACTCGCTAGCTTTGTGACTTGCAACTGGAAAACAATGTGTTTGGGTTTACTTGGGTCGTTCTCGGATCACGTTCAACAGAGCTACCACTAGCCACTGCGCCAGGTTCATTTTTGTCCTCAGTTTATACAGGGACTTCTCAGAAAATTTTCCACAGTACTACTCATTTTTTCAAGTATTTGTTTAAAGGAAACATAAACATGCTTGAGCAACTCCTCTTTCTGgaagtttaaaactaaaattattccTGAACAAGCACTAAAGACTACCCAAGTACCATCGGTGTTACTTGTACCAACTCTGAGAACCATGTGATTATGGgatttgatttgtatttttttttgtctatttctgTGTTACTGTTTACAGTAATTACACATACAGGAGACTGCATGCTTCATGTCTCTTCTGGCAGAGAGAGAATGTAGCGAGTGAAAAAGCAGTAAAAGATAAACCCTGCCCCCTGAAATACCCAATACTTTAGTTTCTTCAAATGGGGACTTTAAAATCCTGAACTATCATGAAGACACCATGGAACCATTGACTGACAAGCAAGCATTTTGGGAGTGACGGTTAAGGGGTTAAACCcatttgtgttatttgtttAGAGACAATGGTGAACTCACCATTACTGTAAACTTAAATATGAATCACTGGAGAAATCACACCCATTTAAAACGTAGATgatgacacacacaaaaaaaacagatcaaagaATCTGacacagttttcattttgagtcaaactgaaaaccaaaaataaattactttagtTGCTGTACAGATGTAGAATTTTATTAGCTGCAAATAAAATAGCGAGTGGCTCAAATTGTACTGCTGGCCCCCACCTGGCCAttactttgaatattttctgcAGGCACTGCTGGACTGAAATCACTAACACTGGCTGGTGATTTCAATGACGTGTTTTCATTACATATCAGTAGCACTTTAAAAGTAAGTTCAACAAATTGATccgaaaaaaaaaggaaacaacttAGACcgtattataataataataataataataataatttaaaaaaatcaaactataAACAGCTCAGCCACTGCAAAGCAACAGTCACCAACAGTGTTACTAATCAACCTGTTGCTCAGGTCCCTTTTTCCGGGAATGTCCTGGAGACATGTTAAACGTCAGCAGTGCTGACTTCGTCCTAAAATGCTCTGATGCCTCTGAATATGCTGATCACTTCCTCCTTTCATTACTTATTTAGTTTGTCCTTGGTGAGGTCTGCATGTGTGACATGTATACAGAAGTGCCAGCTACGTGGAATATTTTCACCTCACCGAAGCCACGCTTACACAACTGCTCACAAGCActttcatcctttttttaaaatggaatatTAAGCATTAGATCAACAGAAAGTCACGCTTCACTGGGAAGCAGAGGAAAGAGGATCCacaatattttactttcaaaataaaaatattaaaagtgtgGGATGCATATGTGTGTAACTTGACCTCAGTTTAAGTTAAGCTGTTCTGTGACGGCCTTGAGCGCTTGTTAGAGgtcattagtgaacaaacagcataatAAAGCCCAAGGACCACAGCAGgcaaataagaaataaaattgtcaagaaatttaaaacaggattaggttataaaacaatagcCATGCTTTGAAGATTTCACAAAGCACATAATGGAGGGGTTTTGAGTGGATAAGTGGAGCAACTTCTACCCATATAAAATTAACTTGAACTGGAACTTATCATAACGTCAAGCAGTCTCTCTGACAAGACAGTTTTATCTTCATTATATGTTTAGTGCatggatttaaaagaaaataaatcatgctTTGATGAGAACATTTATTTGtatgtgctttctttttttgtgcaattcaAATTTCCCcttttaaatgtatgtttaaaatatctcttataaagttcaaaactgaattacattttgcaggaactgaaaaaaaaacaaaaaaaacatttttaacatattaaatCAGCTAATTTCTGGAGTATAGGTTCTTGCCAATGCGTTTTGATCAAGTAATATTCATGgtggtccagtcaaagtgcAAACcacaatttccaattttttttataatgaaaagtgaaaatattcaaGAGGAATACTAAGATTTGTGCAAAGCACAGCAGCAAAAATGCTGCAGATCATAAAAAGATACCAGCTTTTATCAGCCGCTGGGATTTTTAAAGTAGCAATCCAggctttttgtcattttgtagaGACAACCAATTTTCACaattggtttttaaaattctaCCACCAAGGTCTTCTTTTTCGGTAAACGTTCAGCAATTCTACCAGCATTTAAATCCCTTAATTTGCCGTGTGTGTGGACATCGAGGGGAAAAAAGTGGTGACATTAACTTTtactacaaataaaatcaattcatTAATAACTGAAGCTTCTCATGTCTTAGCTAATCTTAAAAGCAATTGCTAAAAAGTACTTTAAGTGAATACAACATGGAAAATTTCAGAAACAAGCTCTCTACCATGAGGCGACGTTGTTGCACCAGAGGCGCCAGTATCCTTTCACAATAACCGGCTGGTTAAAAGCTCGGAATTATAAAAGTGTATATCCCAGACAACTTTCTCTGATTAAACACAACGCTTCACAAGATCTATTTACCAACATCACAGCACATTTATGTTCTCATGAGATTAGTGCACTACTGTTTCGTGTTTACAGAAAGGATTACGGATTTGTTGACAGTGATTTATCCAACAAAAATTCAAGAATTTTCCCAGAATGGTGTGGGCAATTTTTCTTATGGTAAgagatttttaataactgtttgcatgagttaaatgctgttttctgtCGTTTATGAAGGATTAGGGATGGCAGTGAGCAGTGACTGCTCCCTCACTCAACAATGTGCATTTGTTATGCAGCTGCATGAGAAGCATTTCTCGTCACATTCTCATAGCAAATTGCTCTGTACAGTTCAAAAACTATCTATCAAGGTGATGGCACTCAGGACATGCTGTGCTTGTCCTGACCTCCTTGCTACACtgatagatttttattttttagcattaCCTTCCAGATTTTGGAAGGAAAACCTTAAATGTAGTGAGACTTCatgcattttattgtgattCTATGAGAGAAAATGATTTCCTCTTTCGCTTCAGCGTGAAAACACCTGCGTCCAAACAGCCGTTTTCTAAAGAACTGATAGTTACTGGTGAAGTTGTTTATCGCACGACATGAGTCACTGGAAATATTGGCTGTTTAAGCACTTCTTGGGAGCCTCTAGGTGGCATCAAAGCCCCTATTCAGGTTACACTGGATGAATTTGTTGAAATACTAGTTTGTGACTCACTGGGGGAAAGTAATCTTCCAAGATTGATCAATATTTTGCTCCCATACTTGCGAACTCACCCAAGACCCTGTTGAGTGTAAACGTTTGATGGCGTTTCGTCGTAAAGAGGTTTACTCtaacaaatacaaaagtttatttcatttgtatAAAGATGAAGACAGAAACAATACCCATAGCTCAGCTTTACACAGCTGTAGTTTTCTCGCCCAAGAACAAATTATCCAAACGTTCAAAGTAATCTTTTAGAATTTGAATTTCAGACACAGCCTCTTTGGTATTTTTCAGTCAAAGTCTCCAATCGTTTTCCAAATTTGACAAGCTAGGACATGCAAAAAGGGAACAGCAGAGCATGACTAGTTCTCATGCTCAGGCCGATCAGCCCAACCCTTTATTCCCCTCCAGCCCTACCTCATATCCCTTGCCAAACAGGATCTGTGAGATCTGAGAGAGTCATTTTCTCAGGACACAGGAATGTCAGCGCGCCTGCTGGGACATGCTCCCTACATTCTCTCAGATTTACTGGAAAAGGGGTCTGGGATGAGTTGCTCATGCAGCCATTTAATTTTAGAGTTGGGCAACAATGCTTATTGTTGGATACCGTCTTCTGGCCAGGTGTGTTCACTGACTCACTGATTAAATTAGATTGTCCGGATCACTCTGATCTTCACTTAAAAGATACCCATAATCTTCCATTTCCTCTCAGACTTGTCATCCatgcaaaagaaagaaacataaaaaaatatatatttttgttcattttattctttttttttagaaaaacatttgtcaaaACTTAGATTTGTATAAAGCTTACAAGCAAAATTTTACACAGCAGACAGACCAGTCATTCAGactgggaaaaaacaaacaaacagtgtaTCAGAACATAAATACAATACAGTCAATTTGTGGCAAACATGCAATCTGCTAATGgcacaaatttaaagaaatgtagaGGATTACTTGGCCCAAACACCATCTATAGTATTTCAAGTGTCAGATGCTAAGCACGCACAGGGtagaaatgtaacaaaacaaCGTTCTTCGGCTCAATGCTACATTTATCAGAGTTTAGTGCATCGGGTTTGGACGTGCACACGTCCACGGTGAGTGCACTTTGTTGTGATCCGTTGACCATCTCTGAACACTTGCGCTGGCTCGTCTGTTTTACGTGGACAGGCAAAGCTGTAGgtgctgaaatgtaaaaaaaataaaaaaataaaaaaataaaaaagttcagtAGTGGTGCCATTTCTGCTTAGTTAAGGGTCCAGTGGCTGGATGTCAGCGGTGACTGTTTGTGGGAATGGTTGGGACTGTGGCTGTAGGTGGGCGAGTGGGTGACGCTGGGGCTACTGGGCGGcgtggaggagcaggaggacGACTTGGATTTGATCTGCAGCCACTTGTCCTCTCCCAGTGCCTTGGCAAAGTGGTCGTCCACGGACACACTGATGGAAAGTTCCTTGGTGGGCGCTTGTTGGTAATTCACCCCTAGACTCCTCTGGAAATGCTCCTCGAGGACGTGATCATAATTGCATTTGGAGTCTCCTGGAAAAAGGAAGGATGTATGACACAAGTCAAATACACACCTCTGTGAGTCAGAGAGAGTCTGTTCAAGACTGAGTGGTTATTTAGTCTATGAGTTGAGTGTGAAAGTCTGGAGAGAGTGAGAGACTGACCTGAGGAGTGGCTTTTGCGGACCTCGGGTCTAGAAGAAGGGCTTTGTACTGATGACACACAGGTGATCACTGATGGGCGCATCtgtggaaaaggaaaaaagacaaaagtggGTCAATCACTATTAGAATTTCAACAGTGATcctatgttttgttttcctttgaatCTTTAACCTTCAGTGTTGCTGCCTAAACCTGAGAATGCACTCTGTTAAGATTACAACCACAGCAATGTGCACAGTTTAACGCAGAAGTGATTAAACTGGTTGGGTTTGCTCCTGAAAGTCAACTCACTTCTACTGTGATGCCATAAACAGTTCAGAAGGAAAGCAGTCTGTTTGGTCTTGTTGAGGGCATTCCTCTTTCCATTGCTTACATTTTCTACTTGAATCCGGCTGGATTGCATTGCTCAGGCAAGCTTAGGCCTGTGTGCACTCAATAGACTTCACTGACTAAAGAGTAGAGATGTACCCCTGCTGTGGGTTACCCTCAAGCTATGCTGAAGTTAAAAGGAACATCAGACAGAGCTGCCACGTTTCCAAAGTAATGACCGCCTGAACTTCCTTTATCTCAGTCAAAATCTGGCCTGTTGAAGAAACAAGCGGCCCTTGTTCAGAACAGCTGAAATACCTGGATCTGAGTGGCAGCAGAGGCCGTAGTCTTTTCTCTTGCGTTTTCAGGGTCTTTCCTTGGTTTTTTGATGAGTGCCAGGGGTTCATCGCTGACTGGTGTGTAGTAGACGTAGGGGGGGAAAGGGCTGGTAGGACTAGGCGTTGGGCTCTGTGGGGATGATGGACTCTGCTGGGTACTGAAGGGTGCAGGCACTGGACCAGCCCTCTGGACCATCTTGTTCCTGTTTATTGCCCGCTCTCGCCTAAAACAGATATAGTCATCAGAAATGGCTTCGTTTCTTCAAGAAAAGGTGCATTTATGtgggcaaaaataaaaagttctgcTAACCTCTCCTCCAACGTGAGGCCTCTCTCGTAGTTGCGCTTGCGTTTGACCGGAAACACAGCCGGAGCTCGAGGTCGCTCGTTCCCCATATGCCTGTACCGGTCTTCACCTCTGAGATGAGGCTGGCCTATAAAACAGGGGCTAGAGTTAGACGATCAGAAAGGTTTACGCAACATGATGACAACATCCTGATATACTATTGGATGGATACCATCTTTCATCTGAAGTGACCTGTCATAATGTTTTTACCTGTTAGAAAGTACTTAACACTTATGGGTGACTAACAGTTGTTTTCATCCCATGACATCAACCTGCATGACAGCTAGTCGTgggaaaatttttatttttttcaccgTTAATTGTAAGCTCCGTTAAGTAGCTAAACTCGATCTACCTGATCAGTGAGGGTTTCAACACTTCACAGCTGATTCAATACTAACggtaaatgttgtttttcttcaatgttGGCATACAGCCCGTTCACACGCCTCCAAGAAGACGATCAACAcagattttaatgtaattttgtgGGGTAGAAAggcaaacatttaaacatctcCAGCTATTTATATAGGCGAACCCCTTTGTGGATGTAGATGCgcctattttttaaattttattttgagtctACTCAAGTCAAAACACATGAGCTGAGGTTGGCTCTGATAAGCTGAAGAGTTGAGGAGATTCACAATCGTGAGATTCAGTccatcagttaaaaaaaaaaatgggtgtGATTTTCACAGGTCTTACGTGGTTGCATTTGAGTCCAAATGGAGCACACACTAAACCAAATCAATGCGCCATCAGAGTTTGCGATGGGATGACATGCTTGTAGTCAAAACACCAACACTCCTTGAAATTGCGATCACCCCCATGCTTCGTTGTTAAACTGTACGCTCTCTCGACACTCGCAAGTCCACATTCACTAAATGACTGGAGGATTCCTCCGTTTGCAAGACAACAATAACCACTGCAGTCTGGCTGGACTGAAACAATAGGCGATTATCTGTTTTCGCAGTGCAGGACAAAAAAGGGGGGAGTTCAGCGTCATTGCTTGGACTCGTCAGCTTGCGTTACCTATTGCATAAACATTCCATCACCTGCGTGCTACTCCTTCACACAGTGTGCCATTATGGAGGGGGAGCAGGTATAACCACACCTATGCTGATTTTCTAATGCCTCGGgcatggatattttttttcttattagcTGTGAGCGTGCGCCGCGTGACCTTCTGTTTGGCTAAATTTAATCAGACTTTTGCTGAAATCCGAAAGCGACACACACTTTGCAATTCCTTTGTTGACATTTTAGAAAGGAGGTTTAAAGTGGAGTCCCtcgttattttaattttgacaagacttcctgtattaaaaaaaaaaaggttccagTCCAACAATATTCATCTGAAACGTGCATTGTATGAGGTACTTTTTGGATTTTAGCTTCAATTTGATCAGATATCAACTTGATATCTGATCAAATTGATCAGATTGATAAGAACAGCGTCTTCTTATCAATCactttatttacataaacatcaATGACAGAACAAAGGCACACAGCGGTGGAACAAAAACAGGTAACGACTTTGTCCATTAATGAGACAAATACATGCTGACAGAGATCACGGAAACGTAAAGCGGTTCGTGTTACTTTTACTGGTCATAAAAGTACATGTATTTTTATatcacaaagaaacaaagagaaagtGTTCCCCAAACTCACCTTCTAATATGTAGACCTTGAAGCCACTGCTCATCCGGGTAATGTACTGGAAGTTAGCCACAGCCATGGCTGCTGGACTTTGTCTGAGTGGAGAAAAACACTCGGTGGAGCAATCTGAAGCTCAGGTATGGCTTGTATTAGAAGGGTAATGAGATTCTGGCTCTGCGCTCAGGTAGGTAAAGTGTCAGGTGAGCGCGGACCGCCTCGACCTGTGACTCATGCCTGCACTCAGATTGGCTGCTCTCCGGGCCAATCAGACGGCCTCGTTCATTCACTCCATTGTTGCGGTGTTTTTTAGGCGAAAGGTTCTCACAGGTAAACTTGTTTCCAAAGTGGAAAGTTGAGTTGTTGAAATGTCACGGGGCTACACTGCTCCCTCCTACCAGAAGAGCATTCACAAATCCTTTAAATATGCTCCCAAGTCTAGAATAATTAAAAAGCGAACCAGTTTTTAGGCATGTACATTTCCTTTCCAAGAGGGGTTTCAATGACTCCCAAAGGTGAAGAATGCCTTTTGTTTCCCCTCCGTGGAATCAACACCTTGCCCACCCTTGTCTGTCCTTCCCCACCCCGCCCCCAGATCTGAAATCTCACCAAACTGCATTTTTCTGACTACTTAGCCCACCGTGGCTTCAGTCATTCCACTGACCTGCCCATACACGCTTGCAGCTGTACTCTGAGCCCGCCTCACATATAATCCAAAGGCTTTTGTTAACGGCTGGACAAAGACTCCTAAGTTCTGAAAATACTGCAGCCATGAGAACAATCTTATCTGCAGACACTACGACATTGGCGGTATGAGAAACAAACAACCCGCACTGTGTGTGCTACTGCGAGATAGCAACCGTCTAATCATGCACGAGGAATATTGGccttaaacaaacaaacaaaaaaaattcaaagcaCTCCTGCTGCAAAGGTCTTGCCTGAATAGTATTCATAAACAAAACCTGGTCTAATTTCAGCACAACAGTGCCCCCTTACGTCGATATGCACTGGAGAAACAAGACTTTCTACAGCTTGTTTCAATAATAAGGGGTGAAACATTCCTGTTTTAAGGTACACGTTTAAAGACGTGTTTACACAGTGACAAATTCTTTGCAGAGTTAACATTTCACCACATGAGGAATTTAGTCTTAAAATGCAAGGAATCTGTGAGTGGACAAGCAAGTCTGAGAGCAAACCTCTTTAATGAATGCAGTTCATGACATTATCTAAACCTGTGTGTCATGACAGCATTATGCTCCAACAAAACTGCATTACTCAGTGATCTCACCGTTTCAAAGTATTTCCATAATGCAAATAGAAATCAGACACATGACGCGAGAGACCGCTAATGTTTTAAGACTGTTCTAActcaatttaaaatgatcattatATAGCAACAATTGTGCAACAAGGTGTCAAGACTCTAATCTCGGGATGTAAAAGCAGTTGGGTTAAGCTTAGCTTGTCATGAAAGAGAAAACACATAAACCACACCAAAACCTTTGGGTGACATGACAACTGGAATGACAAGGCAGGATTTCTCAAATGACATAAATAAAGCTCTCGCTGTTACCACTCTGAGGAAAAATTAAGGCAATTTACAAAAGGTTTGTGTTTATCTACAGAGCTGAATGAACAGTCATAGAATCACGACATCTTAAAGTCAAAGGGTGGCACAAGAAACCccgaaacaaacaaacaaacaaatatatatatatatatatatatatatatatatatatatatatatgttcatATCACTGTTCATATCACTGTAACTTTTGTTTGATATGCTTAAGTTCTGCTTTCACTTGAGGACGATATTGTTCCAAAATGGTTTTATTGTTACCATAAACTTCTGTGTAAAGAATAATAAACTAGTGGTTAAACTTTAAACAAGGTACTTGCTGGTGTTTCCCTAAAACTATTGACGCTC is a window of Xiphophorus hellerii strain 12219 chromosome 12, Xiphophorus_hellerii-4.1, whole genome shotgun sequence DNA encoding:
- the vgll4l gene encoding vestigial like 4 like, which gives rise to MAVANFQYITRMSSGFKVYILEGQPHLRGEDRYRHMGNERPRAPAVFPVKRKRNYERGLTLEERRERAINRNKMVQRAGPVPAPFSTQQSPSSPQSPTPSPTSPFPPYVYYTPVSDEPLALIKKPRKDPENAREKTTASAATQIQMRPSVITCVSSVQSPSSRPEVRKSHSSGDSKCNYDHVLEEHFQRSLGVNYQQAPTKELSISVSVDDHFAKALGEDKWLQIKSKSSSCSSTPPSSPSVTHSPTYSHSPNHSHKQSPLTSSHWTLN